A window from Candidatus Methylomirabilota bacterium encodes these proteins:
- a CDS encoding NCS2 family permease: MLERYFDLSAQGTTVGREARAGLTTFMVMAYIIFVNPAILSFAGVPGLEGKGGPFAAVQAATCLVAGVLTLAMGLATNYPLALASGMGLNAVVAFQLIAGLKLSWPAAMGVIFLEGLAITALVLTGFREAIMNAIPLAMKQAISAGIGLFILFIGLVSAGIVKPGPPGVPVTLGDLATAPVGVAIVGLLVTLWLFARGNSGTLLIGILLATVVAVIANIVTGGRAFPIPGQAVIPRAIVAWPDFSSLGVGINLEVFAHVGVVTALVTIFSIMLSDFFDTMGTVIGIGGEAGWLDRDGKLPRLNRVLLVDSLAAAAGGAAGASSATTYIESAAGVSAGARTGLASVVTGVCFLLALFFSPLAAIVPAQATAPALLVVGYLMVAIIKDIRFSDVEEGFPALLTLAVMPFTYSITNGIGAGFIAYCFIKLVRGKGPTVHPMMWAAAFAFVLYFALPGLRATLGF, translated from the coding sequence ATGCTCGAGCGCTATTTTGACTTGAGCGCGCAGGGCACCACGGTCGGACGCGAGGCGCGGGCCGGCCTCACGACCTTCATGGTGATGGCCTACATCATCTTCGTGAACCCGGCCATCCTCTCGTTCGCGGGGGTGCCCGGCCTCGAGGGCAAGGGCGGGCCGTTCGCGGCGGTGCAGGCCGCGACCTGTCTGGTCGCGGGCGTGCTCACCCTCGCCATGGGGCTCGCCACCAACTATCCGCTCGCCCTCGCCTCCGGCATGGGCCTCAACGCGGTGGTGGCCTTCCAGCTCATCGCGGGGCTCAAGCTCTCCTGGCCCGCCGCGATGGGCGTGATCTTCCTCGAGGGACTCGCCATCACCGCGCTCGTGCTCACCGGCTTCCGCGAGGCGATCATGAACGCGATCCCGCTCGCGATGAAGCAGGCGATCAGCGCGGGCATCGGGCTCTTCATCCTGTTCATCGGCCTGGTCTCCGCGGGCATCGTGAAGCCGGGTCCCCCGGGGGTGCCCGTCACCCTCGGCGACCTCGCGACGGCGCCGGTGGGCGTGGCCATCGTGGGGCTGCTCGTCACGCTCTGGCTCTTTGCCCGCGGCAACTCCGGCACGCTCCTCATCGGCATCCTCCTCGCCACCGTCGTCGCCGTGATCGCGAACATCGTCACGGGTGGGCGGGCTTTCCCCATTCCCGGGCAAGCGGTGATTCCCCGGGCGATCGTGGCGTGGCCCGACTTCTCGAGCCTCGGGGTCGGCATCAACCTGGAAGTCTTCGCGCACGTGGGCGTGGTGACCGCGCTCGTGACCATCTTCTCGATCATGCTGTCGGACTTCTTCGACACCATGGGCACGGTGATCGGCATCGGCGGCGAGGCGGGCTGGCTCGACCGCGACGGCAAGCTGCCCCGGCTCAACCGCGTGCTGCTGGTGGACTCGCTCGCCGCGGCGGCGGGCGGCGCGGCGGGCGCGTCGTCCGCCACCACCTACATCGAGTCGGCCGCCGGCGTGTCCGCGGGCGCGCGTACCGGGCTCGCTTCCGTCGTCACCGGCGTCTGTTTTCTCCTCGCCCTCTTCTTCTCGCCGCTCGCCGCCATCGTACCCGCCCAGGCCACCGCGCCCGCCCTTCTCGTGGTGGGCTATCTCATGGTCGCCATCATCAAGGACATCCGCTTCTCGGATGTCGAGGAGGGGTTCCCCGCCCTCTTGACCTTGGCGGTGATGCCGTTCACGTACTCGATCACCAACGGCATCGGAGCCGGTTTCATCGCCTACTGCTTCATCAAGCTCGTGCGGGGCAAGGGACCCACCGTGCACCCGATGATGTGGGCGGCCGCCTTCGCCTTCGTCCTCTACTTCGCGCTGCCCGGCCTCCGGGCCACGCTGGGCTTCTGA
- a CDS encoding tRNA (adenine-N1)-methyltransferase, which translates to MTLDSLQDGEQVLLIDQRGRRHLFMLRKGETFHSDRGWVTHDAIIGQPDGTWVRTSKGTRYVVLRPTLAEYVLDMPRGAQVIYPKDLAMVMFWADIFPGARVLEAGMGSGALTLALLRAVGPAGKVISYEQREDFARRALANIQLRMGEVGNLAVRLRPVEEGLPEEETVDRAVFDLPEPWHLVDPVARVLRSGGIFLSYVPTIIQSHQLSEALRRHPGYTLVETFETLFRPWNIENTSVRPFHRMVAHTGFITVARRVVPEDAPFQPRITVSEVE; encoded by the coding sequence GTGACGCTCGATAGCCTCCAAGACGGCGAGCAGGTCCTCCTGATCGATCAGCGCGGACGGCGCCACCTCTTCATGCTCCGGAAGGGCGAGACCTTCCACTCCGACCGGGGCTGGGTGACGCACGACGCGATCATCGGCCAGCCCGACGGCACCTGGGTCCGGACCTCCAAGGGCACCCGCTACGTGGTCCTCCGGCCCACCCTCGCCGAATACGTGCTCGACATGCCGCGGGGGGCGCAGGTCATCTACCCCAAGGACCTCGCCATGGTGATGTTCTGGGCCGACATCTTCCCCGGCGCCCGCGTGCTCGAGGCGGGGATGGGCTCGGGCGCGCTCACACTCGCGCTGCTGCGCGCGGTGGGGCCGGCGGGCAAGGTGATCAGCTACGAGCAGCGCGAGGACTTCGCGCGGCGCGCGCTGGCGAACATTCAGCTCCGCATGGGCGAGGTCGGAAACCTCGCGGTGCGCCTGCGCCCGGTGGAGGAGGGGCTCCCCGAGGAGGAGACGGTCGACCGCGCGGTCTTCGACCTGCCGGAGCCCTGGCATCTGGTGGACCCGGTGGCGCGCGTGCTCCGCTCGGGCGGCATCTTCCTGTCCTACGTGCCCACCATCATCCAGTCGCATCAGCTCTCGGAGGCGCTGCGCCGCCATCCCGGCTACACCCTCGTCGAGACGTTCGAGACGTTGTTCCGGCCGTGGAACATCGAGAACACCTCTGTGCGTCCGTTCCACAGGATGGTGGCGCACACCGGCTTCATCACGGTGGCGCGCCGCGTGGTGCCCGAGGATGCCCCCTTCCAGCCCCGCATCACGGTGTCGGAGGTGGAATGA
- a CDS encoding MFS transporter — protein sequence MTPPESAAVILPAAAAAPAARVKPDMRLLGLLALGHMVVDINQGSLAVILPFLKDALRLSYAATGAIVLMANITSSIIQPLFGFLADKTARRWLLPLSVLLSSLGLAFTGLAPSYAAVLFLVMITGFGVAAYHPEGYRTATAVAGERKATGVSIFSTGGNIGIALGPPLITALLSAYGLPGSLGMLVPGALVAGLLLAGLPSLSAPAPVQARVQAARDGAQTMVGAMSLLVLVVAIRSWTQLGFTTFMPFYWRDVLHGDPRLVGTLLAVFLGSGVVGTLVAGPVADRVGVRRYVVSVFLLAVPIAVAFLFARGIFVFVLLALLGFVLVSTFTVSVVLGQAYLPRNPGMASGLIVGFAIGAGGVGASALGWVADHWGLTRALWISALMPLAGFLVALALPEPKTRDAR from the coding sequence ATGACCCCGCCCGAGTCCGCCGCCGTCATCCTGCCGGCCGCGGCGGCCGCCCCCGCCGCTCGCGTGAAGCCCGACATGCGCCTGCTGGGCCTCCTCGCCCTCGGGCACATGGTCGTCGACATCAATCAGGGCTCGCTCGCGGTGATCCTGCCGTTCCTCAAGGACGCCCTCCGGCTCAGCTACGCGGCCACCGGCGCCATCGTGCTGATGGCTAACATCACCTCGTCGATCATCCAGCCGCTGTTCGGCTTTCTCGCCGACAAGACGGCGCGGCGCTGGCTCCTGCCGCTCTCGGTGCTGCTCTCGTCGCTGGGGCTCGCGTTCACCGGCCTCGCGCCGTCCTATGCCGCGGTGCTGTTCCTCGTGATGATCACGGGGTTCGGGGTCGCCGCCTATCATCCCGAGGGCTACCGCACCGCCACCGCGGTGGCGGGCGAGCGAAAGGCGACCGGCGTGTCGATCTTCTCCACGGGCGGCAACATCGGGATCGCGCTGGGTCCGCCGCTGATCACCGCGCTGCTCAGCGCCTACGGTCTGCCGGGGAGCCTCGGCATGCTGGTGCCGGGTGCGCTCGTGGCCGGCCTGCTCCTCGCCGGACTGCCGTCGCTCTCCGCGCCCGCGCCCGTGCAAGCTCGCGTGCAGGCGGCTCGGGACGGAGCCCAGACCATGGTCGGCGCCATGAGCCTCCTGGTGCTCGTGGTGGCGATCCGCTCGTGGACCCAGCTGGGTTTCACGACCTTCATGCCCTTCTACTGGCGTGACGTGCTCCACGGCGATCCGCGGCTGGTCGGCACGCTCCTCGCAGTTTTCCTCGGCTCCGGCGTGGTCGGCACACTGGTGGCGGGTCCCGTCGCTGATCGGGTGGGCGTGCGTCGCTACGTGGTCAGCGTGTTCCTCCTGGCCGTGCCGATCGCGGTGGCGTTCCTGTTCGCGCGCGGCATCTTCGTTTTCGTGCTGCTGGCCCTCCTCGGCTTCGTCCTCGTCTCCACCTTCACGGTGTCGGTCGTCCTCGGTCAGGCGTACCTGCCGCGGAACCCCGGCATGGCATCGGGGCTCATCGTCGGCTTCGCCATCGGCGCGGGCGGGGTTGGCGCGAGCGCGCTCGGCTGGGTGGCGGACCACTGGGGGCTGACCCGGGCGCTGTGGATCTCGGCGCTGATGCCGCTGGCGGGGTTCCTCGTGGCCCTTGCACTGCCCGAGCCCAAGACGCGTGACGCTCGATAG
- a CDS encoding VOC family protein — translation MKVSELGHVSLFVRDLEAATRFYRDLLGLAETGRGKEGRIVFLTAGHHHHDVSLELARAEAPRPPKGAPGLYHIAFRIGGTADELAAARAAVEAAGLMPFGEMGGARPCFCVRDPDGNEIELYVEG, via the coding sequence GTGAAAGTCAGCGAGCTCGGACACGTTTCGCTCTTCGTGCGCGATCTCGAGGCCGCCACCCGGTTCTATCGAGACCTCCTCGGGCTCGCTGAGACCGGGCGCGGTAAGGAAGGCCGCATCGTGTTCCTCACCGCCGGCCATCACCACCACGATGTCTCCCTGGAGCTGGCGCGCGCGGAGGCGCCGCGGCCGCCCAAGGGGGCGCCGGGGCTCTACCACATCGCCTTCCGGATCGGCGGGACAGCGGACGAGCTGGCCGCCGCGCGCGCGGCGGTGGAGGCGGCGGGGCTCATGCCGTTCGGCGAGATGGGCGGCGCGCGGCCCTGCTTCTGCGTGCGCGACCCCGACGGGAACGAGATCGAGCTCTACGTCGAGGGCTGA